Sequence from the Candidatus Eisenbacteria bacterium genome:
AGCGCACCAGCGACGAAGTGGCGGGCGCGGGGCCACGACGGACGGCGTGGCGGTGCCGGCGCATCGAGGGCCACGAGCGCGGGGAGATCCCTGGCTTCCTCGAGCCGGGCGCCCTCGTATTGGGCGGCCAGGAAGGCGAATGCCCGCTCCCCCGCGACGAGATCGCGCATGGCACGGGCGGCTTCGGTCGCCTGCGGGGGCAGCCGGTCCAGAACGCGCTCCAGCGCCGCCAGGCGACCCGCGAGATCGCGCACCTCCCGGCTGCTGTCCGCGGCGTAGCCCCGGACCCATCGGAGCCGGGCTCGCAGGGCCACCTGCTCCGCCGCCAGCGCACCGGCACCCCCGCCCCCCGCCGCGCCCCGCAGGTCCGAGGCCGCCGCGTGGTGGGTCTGCAGGTAGTCGGCCAGCCCGCTCCCGATGCTGTCCAGCCGGGCCCGGGTTTCCCCGAGCCGGCGCCCCAGGGCCATCCGGGCCTGGCGTGCGCGGGACGCGCGCAGGCCCCGCAGCAGCCCGTCGAGCTCGACTACGTAGGCATCCGCCAGGGCCGCCGCGTCCCGGGCGCTGGGCGCGACCACTTCGATCTCGAGGAGATTGCGTGGCGTCACCTTGAAGACGCTCTTCTTCCGCAGCCGCTCCAGCGCGTCCAGCGAGTCACGCACGCCGTAGACCCGGCGCGGGTCGCATCGCCGGGCCACCGCGGCCCGGAGTCGCTCACTCTCGAGCGCCGGCAGGAGCATCTCGGTCGGGGAAACAGGCGCCGGAAGCTGCACTCCGGGAAGATCCAGGCCCCGCACCAGGCCGGAAGCGCTCAGGCCGGTCTGTTCTTCCCTGGGCGGCAGGATCGAGGCGCGGGCGGTGTACCGCTTCGGCAGAAGATACGCGAGCGCCAGACCCGTGGCGGCACACAGCACGCAGTTCACGACCAGGACCCGCCAGTGGGTCCGCAACGGGCGGAGCCCATCGGCCCGGGTCCCGCTCACGGCCGCCCTCGGCTGTCATCCGGTTGCGGCCGGGGCCGGCCCGGGGGCGCGCCGCCCCTCCGCGGCAGGGCCTGCCACAGCACGCCGGCGAGACGCGCGCCGAATTCTTCCATGTTGTACCGGGTTTCGCACAGCCACCGGCCGCGCGAACCCATGCGCCGGGCCTCCCCGGGGTCGTCCAACAGGCGGCGAATCGCGTGCCGCCAGCCGGTCACGTCTCCCGGCCCGACCCACAGGCCGACCCCCTCGCTCTCGATGTCGAGCGGCATCAGCTCGGTGCGGGTGACGAGGACCGGGCGGCCCATCGCCATGGCCTCCAGGAGGCTCGTCCCTCCCGTCTGCCCTCTTGGATGCCGCATCGCGAGGAGCGGAACGGCCACGACGTGGGCCCGCTGGTAGGCCGCGATGAGCTCCGGGTAAGTGAGTGCGAATTCATCTCCCGGCCCCGCGATCACCCGCACGTTGGAGGGCAACGAGCCGCGGGGTGGGGCGTGTCTCCCGGACGTCACCAGGGTGAGCTCGCAGGCGATCCCGTCCACGGCGCGGACGAGGGTCTCGTGGTCGCGGGCCGTTTTGCCGGCGCTGAGGATTCGCAGCGGGCCCGACGGAGGCTCCGAGAGGAACTCGCGCCGATAGAAGTCCAAGTCCACTCCCCAGGGGATCATGTGGAGCCGCTCCCGCGGAAACCCGATCACCTCGCGCATGTGGTGTTCGACGGCGGGGCCCAGGCAGATCAGTTGGTCGTGCCCCCTCGAGTAAGGAGCGCGGGCGACCCAGCGCTCCAATCCCGGGCGAAAGGGCGCGTGGACCGTCGCCACGAGCGGACGGCGGAGGAGCCCCGCGGACCGGAGCATCGCCAGCCCCAGGGTGTCGCCCTGGCAGGCCGAGTAGACCAGGTCGCATCCGCTGAACAGGGCACGGTACTGCTGGTCCAGGTCCCCGAGCCGCAACCACCTGCCCAGGGACGCCAGCCACGTGTGCACGCGATAGGGAGCGATCCGGACCTCGATGCCGTGCCGGCCCAGGTGGGTCGTGCCGAAGAGGTGGTTCCCCGGGTACTTCCCCGCCTCCCACAACCTCCATGCCTCGTCCATGGGGTAGTTGTTGAGATAGAGGATCTTCATGAGCGCGGGATCCCGGGGTTACGCCCGGCTCGCGGGTCGCGACACGCCGGGAGAGAGCAGCGCGGCCGCCTGCGCGTGGACCCGCCGCCACGCCTCCCGCCAGGTGATGCGCCCCAGGAGAGCGTTGACGGCGGCGATGACCGCCGCCCACGGCAGCGACAGACCCAGGAGCAACCGGAATACCCCCGCGGCTGCGCGTCCGTGGTGCTTCAGGAAGTACCGGTGGCGGCTGCGGTGCACCATCGCCTGGTGATGAACGGGCAGGAGCGCCGTGCTCGCCCCTCCCAGGTGAGTCAGCGTCCAGCCGGGCAGCGAGGCCAGCCGGTACCCGGCGCGGCGGAATCTCACGCACCAGTCCACTTCCTCGCTGAAGAGCCAGAACCCCTCGTCCATCCCCCCCACCGCGCGGCACGCATCCCGCCGCACCAGCAGGGCCGCCCCCGCCAGCACCCGGGCCTCGAGCGCCCCATCCACGTGCGCCAGCGGGGGGGCCTCGCGGGCATCTCGGGCAAGGTAGGTGCGGAACGCCCAGGGAATCGTAGGCTCGTGGAGGCGTGAAGCCTGGGGCCGGCCGTCCGCCCCCAGGAGCCGGGGGCCCAACATGCCGAACTCGGTGTGGCGGCGCAGCCATTCCAGTCCCGCGCGGAGACCGGAGGAGTCCACGCGGGTGTCCGGGTTCAGCACCAGCACGAATGGCTGGCTCAGGAGGCGAAGGCCGGCGTTGACCCCGGCCGCGTAGCCGAGATTGTCATCCATGCGCAGGCGGGTGGTTTCCGGCCAGAGAGCGGCGGCCACTTCCAGCGTGTCGTCCGGCGAAGCGCTGTCCACCACCACCACCGCTCCAGGCGCCGCGACGCTTCGCAGGCCCGCGAAGCAGCCATCGAGGTGGCGCCCGGAGCGGTAGGTCACCACGATGACCCCCAGGTCCGGGTCGACCTGCGCCGGGATCATCCGCTCCGCGAAACGGCGTCCATGGCGCGCCCTCCGCGGCTCCCGGGCGCCCCCACGGCCACCCAGCTCACACCCGAGAGGAGGCCCACCGCGAGGGATGCCGCCGCGAACAACTTCTTCTTCGGCCACGAGGGCTTGCGCGGCGGCCGGGCCGCGTCGAGCACTTCCAGCGCCACGACGTCGCGGGCCTCCTCGATGCGTGCGTCCTCGTACTGGGCGCTCAGGAACGCGTAGGCCCCCTCCAGCCCCTTGAGCTCGCGCAGCAGGCGCGCGATGCCCATGCCCACCGGTGGGAGGCGGTCCAGTTCCTTGTCCAGCGCCCCGAGACGCGCCTCGAGGAGACTGACTTCCTGGCTGTTGCCGGCGGAGTAGCTCTTCGCCAGCTCCAGCTGGAACTGGATGTTGAGGCGCTCCGCGAAGAGGCGGGCCCCGCTCTCCGAACCGGGGTTCATGCCGGAACCCAGCGCGGCGGCATGGTGCAGGCGTTCATATTCGGAGAATTCGTGCTGCAGGCTGTCCAGGTCCGCCCGGACATCGGCCATGCGACGTTCGATGAACACGCGGGTCCGATGCCCCTTGGTCATGCGCTGGGTCCTCACGAAGCGATCCAGCTCCTCCGTGAAGGTGTTGGCCAGCCTGGCAGCATCGTCGGCCTGCGGGGCCTCCACCCGGATCTCGATCACCCCGAGCGGGGTGACTTTGAACTTCGACTTCCGGCGCAGCTTCTCGCGGGCATCGAGCGTGTCCCGCACGGAGTAGACGCGACACAGGTCCACCCGCCCACCGACCCGCCGCCGCATCCAGTCGCTCTCCAGCACCGACAACATGAGGTCCGAGGCCGACACCGCCTGGGCCACCCGCACGCCAGGGACGGAAATCCCCCGCAGGAGGCTGGTCAGACTGAGGCCGGTCTGATCCTCGGTCGGCGGCAGCAGGGTCGTGATCGCGATGTACCTGGCGGGCAGGACGAACGCCAGCAGGATGCCCAGCGCGGTGGAGACCGCGCAGCACCACGCCAGGATCCGCCAGTGCGGCCGGAATGGGCGGAACAGGTCACCCCAGGTCGAATCAGACATCTTCGCCACCCGCTATTTCTTGACTATGAAGTAGAACGTCGCGACCTGCAGTGCGACCGAGAGGGTTTCCTTGAACAGGGACCACGCCGGCGTGCCCGGCTGCTTCTCCGGGACCCACACGAAGTCCCCCGGCGCCAGGTTGCCCGCCGCCGATTGCGGCATGGAGAGGCCGTCCCCCGCCCGAATCACCCGGACTCCGTCCTTCTGGGCCCGGGAGCCGAATCCGCCGGCCAAGTTGATGTAGTCCCCGGGCGCGAGACCCGGATGGAATCCGACCAGCCCCGGGCGGGCCACTTCCCCGCCGACCCGGACGGTCCGTCCCCGCGGGAGCACGGTCAGCCGATCGCCGCTTCGCAGGAGGATGTCCTCCTGGGAACCCGGCGCGAGCGGACGCGAGAGATCCACCTGGAATAGACGACTGTGTCCCTCGGTGCGCATCTTCAGGTCGAAGTACTCGGTCTCGGTCATCTCCGCCCGCGTGAGCCGCCGGAGCCGCTCGAGATCCGGATCGCCGAACAGGGCCGCGTCCGCGTCGCGCGTCAGGACCACGTTGCGGAGCGACGCTTCCGGAGTGAATCCACCCACCCAGGACACCGCGTCGGAGAGCCGATCGTGCCCCTCCCGGATGGGGTACTCCCCGGGCAGCGTCACTTCCCCCTCCACCGTGACCAGGTCCAGCGGGCGCCAGTGCGTCCGGCGGCGGATGAAGACCCGGTCGTCGGGGCGCATCGGCGAGGCCATTGCGGCCGCGACGGGCAGCCATGTGGAGTCGGCGGCATCCCCTTCGTGGAAGCCCAGGACGAGGACCGAGTCCTCCCTTGCCCCGTCCGAAAGCCCGCCCGCGAGTCGCACCAGGGTGGCCAGGCTGTCCCCCGGGGCGCTCTCCACGTAGCCCGGGCGCTCGATCGCCCCGGCCAGGTAGACCTGTCCGCGGAGACGCGGGATGACGATGCGGTCGCCGTCCTGGAGCCAGGGGTTGTGCGCATTGTCCCCGAGAACCAGGAACCGCTGCATGTCCACGCGATCCGTGGCGCCGGAGGACCGGCGCAGCTCGATGTTCCGGATGGAGGCGGTCTTGGTCAGCCCGCCGCGCTCCTGCAGCGCCTCCACGGCGCGATTCGTGGCGGTGGCGGCGACGGTCCCGGGATTGGTGGTCTCCCCCACCACGAAGACCTTGAAGACCCGCGGGCGGAGGAGGCGCAACTCGAGCTCCGCCCGGGGCACGAAGCGCCGGAGGTCGGACAGGACCCTGCTGCGCACATCGGCGAGGCGCTGCCCGGCGACACCGCGGCGCCCCAGATCCGGCACGTACAGGGATCCTTCGGCGTCCACCACGAGAGTCTGCTGCGTGCCGGCGGGCGAGCCCTTCTCCAGGCTGAACACGTCCCCCGGCCCCACGACGTATTCCCTCGGATCAATGGCCCCGGAGAGCAGGCCGGCGGTGCCCGGAAGGTTGGCCGTGAGAACCGAGTCGGCGGACCGGGAGCGAAGGCCTGGGTCGGCGGAATCCAAGCCACCCAGGCGGCCCAGGATGACCGGCGCGGCGGGACAGGCGGCGGCAGACGCCAGGGAGAACGCCACGCACGCGGCAACGTACTCTCGGCGGCGGAGGCGGATGGACAGGATCAAC
This genomic interval carries:
- a CDS encoding SLBB domain-containing protein — translated: MILSIRLRRREYVAACVAFSLASAAACPAAPVILGRLGGLDSADPGLRSRSADSVLTANLPGTAGLLSGAIDPREYVVGPGDVFSLEKGSPAGTQQTLVVDAEGSLYVPDLGRRGVAGQRLADVRSRVLSDLRRFVPRAELELRLLRPRVFKVFVVGETTNPGTVAATATNRAVEALQERGGLTKTASIRNIELRRSSGATDRVDMQRFLVLGDNAHNPWLQDGDRIVIPRLRGQVYLAGAIERPGYVESAPGDSLATLVRLAGGLSDGAREDSVLVLGFHEGDAADSTWLPVAAAMASPMRPDDRVFIRRRTHWRPLDLVTVEGEVTLPGEYPIREGHDRLSDAVSWVGGFTPEASLRNVVLTRDADAALFGDPDLERLRRLTRAEMTETEYFDLKMRTEGHSRLFQVDLSRPLAPGSQEDILLRSGDRLTVLPRGRTVRVGGEVARPGLVGFHPGLAPGDYINLAGGFGSRAQKDGVRVIRAGDGLSMPQSAAGNLAPGDFVWVPEKQPGTPAWSLFKETLSVALQVATFYFIVKK
- a CDS encoding glycosyltransferase family 2 protein, with product MIPAQVDPDLGVIVVTYRSGRHLDGCFAGLRSVAAPGAVVVVDSASPDDTLEVAAALWPETTRLRMDDNLGYAAGVNAGLRLLSQPFVLVLNPDTRVDSSGLRAGLEWLRRHTEFGMLGPRLLGADGRPQASRLHEPTIPWAFRTYLARDAREAPPLAHVDGALEARVLAGAALLVRRDACRAVGGMDEGFWLFSEEVDWCVRFRRAGYRLASLPGWTLTHLGGASTALLPVHHQAMVHRSRHRYFLKHHGRAAAGVFRLLLGLSLPWAAVIAAVNALLGRITWREAWRRVHAQAAALLSPGVSRPASRA
- a CDS encoding glycosyltransferase family 4 protein; this encodes MKILYLNNYPMDEAWRLWEAGKYPGNHLFGTTHLGRHGIEVRIAPYRVHTWLASLGRWLRLGDLDQQYRALFSGCDLVYSACQGDTLGLAMLRSAGLLRRPLVATVHAPFRPGLERWVARAPYSRGHDQLICLGPAVEHHMREVIGFPRERLHMIPWGVDLDFYRREFLSEPPSGPLRILSAGKTARDHETLVRAVDGIACELTLVTSGRHAPPRGSLPSNVRVIAGPGDEFALTYPELIAAYQRAHVVAVPLLAMRHPRGQTGGTSLLEAMAMGRPVLVTRTELMPLDIESEGVGLWVGPGDVTGWRHAIRRLLDDPGEARRMGSRGRWLCETRYNMEEFGARLAGVLWQALPRRGGAPPGRPRPQPDDSRGRP